One stretch of Mangifera indica cultivar Alphonso chromosome 9, CATAS_Mindica_2.1, whole genome shotgun sequence DNA includes these proteins:
- the LOC123225010 gene encoding nuclear pore complex protein NUP214 isoform X3 produces MGRKKITLSKLSKAKMARLLKWPNVWTNRVQIPIIRASSKPVVLSFYNLFAGLIDDIVPFGNGPYLFLSYLKQCELAIIANRKNTDEHIVLLGWSVGNEGSDVAVVDIDRDKWLPRIELQDNGDDNLIMGLCIDRASLYGKVKVKLGVEEENELSPFCILMCLTLEGKLNMFHVASLSGTTASPGVMSTLSDEEEDTPGVVTGECELPKLSSGLGEPNEEAVPIRSKSQDLYLKELNMASGRENSAKNSLRPFANYESSISTPVDQIPHKGTTIGNQDLEGTGDQKVQLSVQQSTDLGQPSSKVSHCKEPSYAVQNSGDHNTTGFGSGFSVFAGKVPTDAPSISNQKDLPKSFEFGKELLGKTGSFSLQNASSQSWSSGKNIFVNESKVKSPVIPSSHIQGKNSENFDTIVSAANVSAWKPFPWKDATGTISSVNFSTRPAQGDEQRASTQIGKIESLPSMRSVQSSTQINFASGKSHNNKLFPSKDDYKAAVSGMPNSEPNLSKQSGNLKDMTKELDALLQSIEERGGFRDACTVSQKSKVEELEQGIATLSEKCQMWRSIMDKQLEEIQNLLDKTVQVLARKIYVEGIVKQASDGRYWDLWNRQKLSPELELKRRHMLQLNQDLTNELIELENHFNTLELNKFGENDGLHVGWRAPLSKVGLSRCIQSLHSLHTTMSSQLAAAELLSERLSKQMGVLSIESPAKQQNVKKELFEIIGIPYDASFSSPDAKVSDPSSMKRLLLSSGSAATEDRSRRRQSSAMKSYDPETARRRRDSLDRSWASFEPPKTTVKRMLLQERQKGIPNKLSLTDKKISPHMSDGASIVRPKDRTTPSSSLFQSGNKGIQETSLQQTSENKSTLFRWANDPVEPSQSTGPKFPVFQINTASAVSSHTAPQLPLTGEQNYARDDITADKSSCVDKSVSVLIGEARPILQSGTSVNQKPSTPMVLPTFAPSMSKKTSETANLNIKGSVPTNSKTESERPLPTPMKTGTLQSRKNRDAQLSTSAATASAFPGKVAQFDVATKSNPGEKESSSSAFSMLPASSSPMFSFSTASPSTLSTLSSTFSSSVMPFGESLTTSKASIDVKPIVSSTSMTLPSTLSIVSPSSVSASSSTTFSSSSFFPVQAPKTPVPLSDTPPVNLTSESPKQESQLSTDKLISKAEGSTTMQTRPLQSGPCVVVSGSKPETSVSSATAVETPTSVSSASSVETPTSLASGSKPNFTSAAGNVFSVTSNAQREQSHTSNTLFASSIPTSASTTGAKNESLDIAVSQEDEMEEEAPETSQMTELSLGSLGGFGIGSSPNPDPPKSNPFGGAFGNAATSPVSSPFSMTVPSGQLFRPASISFQSPHSSQPSQPTAFSSFSGGLGTGSTPQAPAQTGFGQPAQIGSGQQALGSVLGSFGQSRQIGAGLPGVGFASASSFGGGFAAPSPTGGFAAVASGSGGFANLASGGGGFGGVASGGGGFSGVASGGGFGGMAAASGGGGFAAAASGRGGFAAAGGGGFGGFGGQQGSAFGGGSAGTGKPPELFTQMRK; encoded by the exons ATGGGAAGGAAGAAAATTACCTTGTCCAAGTTATCAAAAGCAAAGATGGCAAGATTACTGAA ATGGCCAAATGTATGGACCAATCGTGTGCAAATACCAATTATTAGG GCTTCTTCCAAGCCAGTTGTCTTGTCCTTCTACAATTTGTTTGCAGGTCTCATTGATGACATTGTGCCCTTTGGCAATGGACCTTATTTATTCTTGAGCTACTTAAAACAATG TGAGCTTGCAATTATTGCTAATAGAAAGAATACAGATGAGCATATTGTGTTACTTGGTTGGTCAGTGGGTAACGAAGGGAGTGATGTTGCAGTTGTTGATATTGACCGAGATAAGTGGCTCCCAAGGATTGAGCTTCAAG ATAATGGTGATGATAATTTGATCATGGGACTTTGCATTGATAGAGCTTCCCTCTATGGAAAAGTCAAAGTCAAACTTGGAGTTGAAGAAGAGAATGAACTTTCACCATTCTGTATTCTTATGTGTCTTACTCTTGAAGGAAAGCTTAATATGTTCCATGTTGCAAG TCTTTCAGGAACAACAGCTTCGCCTGGTGTTATGTCCACCCTTTCCGATGAGGAAGAGGATACTCCTGGTGTGGTAACTGGGGAATGTGAATTGCCTAAACTTTCATCTGGATTAGGGGAACCAAATGAAGAAGCAGTACCTATTCGTTCAAAGTCGCAGGACTTGTACTTAAAGGAACTTAACATGGCTAGTGGTAGAGAAAATTCTGCCAAAAACAGCCTGAGGCCGTTTGCCAATTATGAGAGTTCTATATCTACCCCTGTCGATCAGATACCCCATAAAGGTACCACAATTGGAAACCAGGATTTGGAAGGTACAGGAGATCAAAAGGTACAGCTCTCTGTGCAGCAAAGCACAGATTTGGGGCAGCCATCTTCTAAGGTTTCTCACTGCAAGGAACCTTCTTATGCAGTTCAGAATTCAGGCGATCATAACACTACAGGGTTTGGATCGGGATTTTCTGTTTTTGCAGGAAAAGTTCCAACTGATGCCCCTAGCATATCAAACCAGAAGGATTTACCAAAAAGCTTTGAGTTTGGTAAGGAGTTGCTTGGAAAAACTGGATCATTTAGCTTACAGAATGCATCATCTCAATCATGGTCAAGTGGGAAAAACATATTTGTGAACGAATCTAAAGTCAAATCACCAGTTATACCTTCAAGTCACATTCAAGGtaaaaattctgaaaattttgacaCTATTGTAAGTGCTGCAAATGTTTCTGCTTGGAAACCTTTCCCCTGGAAGGATGCCACTGGTACAATATCATCAGTCAATTTTTCTACTAGACCAGCCCAGGGTGATGAGCAGAGAGCTTCAACACAGATAGGGAAAATTGAGTCATTACCTTCCATGCGTAGTGTACAATCTTCAACACAGATAAATTTTGCATCAGGAAAGTCTCACAACAATAAGCTTTTTCCTTCCAAAGATGACTACAAAGCTGCTGTCTCAGGAATGCCGAATTCAGAACCAAACTTATCAAAACAGTCTGGCAAT CTTAAAGATATGACAAAGGAGTTGGATGCACTTCTGCAGTCAATAGAAGAGAGAGGTGGCTTTAGGGATGCCTGCACTGTTTCTCAGAAAAGTAAAGTTGAAGAATTGGAGCAGGGTATCGCGACTCTTTCTGAAAAGTGCCAAATGTGGAGG AGCATAATGGACAAACAGCTTGAAGAGATCCAGAATCTTCTTGATAAAACTGTTCAAG TTTTGGCAAGGAAAATATACGTGGAAGGCATTGTTAAGCAAGCTTCTGATGGCCGATATTGGGACCTCTGGAATCGCCAGAAGTTGAGTCCTGAACTTGAGCTGAAGAGGCGACATATGTTACAATTAAATCAG GATTTGACCAATGAATTAATTGAGTTGGAGAATCATTTTAACACCCTTGAGCTCAATAAATTTGGTGAAAATGATGGCCTTCATGTGGGTTGGAGAGCTCCACTGAGCAAAGTTGGGCTTTCAAG GTGTATTCAATCACTGCATAGCTTGCATACCACAATGAGTTCACAATTAGCAGCTGCAGAGCTACTCTCTGAACGCCTTTCCAAACAAATGGGTGTTCTGAGTATAGAGTCTCCTGCAAAACAACAAAATGTAAAAAAGGAGTTATTTGAAATAATTGGAATCCCATATGATGCCTCTTTTAGCTCTCCTGATGCAAAAGTTAGTGATCCCTCTTCAATGAAAAGACTTCTACTTTCTTCTGGTTCTGCTGCTACAGAAGATCGTTCCAGGAGACGCCAATCAAGTGCTATGAAAAGCTATGATCCAGAAACTGCTAGGAGGAGGAGAGACTCACTTGACAGG AGTTGGGCTAGCTTTGAGCCACCTAAAACAACTGTGAAAAGGATGCTTTTGCAAGAACGTCAGAAAGGTATTCCAAATAAATTATCCTTGACTGACAAGAAAATTAGTCCTCACATGTCAGACGGGGCATCTATTGTACGTCCAAAGGATCGAACAACACCTTCATCATCGTTATTCCAATCTGGAAACAAAG GTATTCAGGAAACTTCCCTACAACAGACTTCTGAAAACAAGTCAACATTGTTCAGATGGGCTAATGATCCAGTAGAACCATCACAATCTACTGGGCCAAAGTTTCCTGTGTTCCAAATTAACACTGCTTCTGCAGTATCATCACATACGGCTCCGCAATTGCCCCTTACAGGAGAGCAAAATTATGCTAGAGATGATATCACTGCAGACAAATCAAGCTGTGTTGATAAGTCTGTTTCAGTTTTGATTGGTGAGGCCAGGCCAATTTTGCAATCTGGGACTAGTGTGAATCAAAAGCCATCAACCCCTATGGTGTTGCCTACATTTGCTCCATCGATGTCAAAAAAAACCAGTGAAACAGCAAACTTAAACATTAAAGGGAGTGTGCcaacaaattcaaaaactgAAAGTGAGAGACCCCTGCCAACACCTATGAAAACTGGCACTCTTCAATCTAGAAAAAATCGTGATGCTCAATTATCAACATCGGCAGCCACTGCTTCTGCCTTTCCTGGAAAAGTTGCACAGTTTGATGTTGCAACTAAAAGCAATCCTGGTGAAAAAGAATCAAGCTCTTCTGCATTCTCAATGCTACCTGCTTCATCATCTCCAATGTTTAGTTTTTCAACTGCTTCCCCATCCACATTATCCACCTTATCTTCAACTTTCTCATCATCTGTAATGCCATTTGGTGAGTCATTGACTACTTCTAAAGCCTCTATAGATGTTAAGCCAATAGTTTCTTCAACATCCATGACCTTACCTTCTACCTTATCAATTGTTTCCCCATCCTCAGTATCAGCTTCTTCCTCTACGACTTTTTCCTCTTCTAGTTTCTTCCCTGTTCAGGCTCCCAAAACACCAGTGCCCTTATCTGATACCCCCCCTGTGAATTTGACATCAGAGTCTCCTAAACAAGAGTCTCAACTCTCTACAGATAAACTTATTTCAAAAGCAGAAGGGAGTACTACTATGCAAACAAGGCCATTGCAGTCAGGTCCTTGTGTGGTTGTATCTGGTTCAAAGCCTGAAACTTCTGTGTCATCTGCCACTGCAGTTGAAACTCCAACTTCAGTGTCATCTGCCTCTTCAGTTGAAACTCCAACTTCATTGGCATCTGGAAGCAAGCCTAATTTTACAAGTGCAGCTGGTAATGTATTTAGTGTGACGTCAAATGCTCAACGAGAACAGTCACATACTTCAAACACTCTATTTGCATCATCGATCCCAACTTCTGCTAGTACCACTGGTGCCAAGAATGAAAGCTTGGACATTGCAGTTTCACAGGAGGATGAGATGGAGGAGGAAGCTCCTGAGACTAGCCAGATGACTGAGCTTAGCTTGGGAAGCCTTGGTGGTTTTGGAATTGGCTCAAGTCCCAATCCAGATCCTCCCAAATCTAATCCATTTGGTGGTGCTTTTGGTAATGCTGCAACAAGTCCAGTAAGTTCACCTTTCAGTATGACAGTTCCTAGTGGACAGCTGTTTAGGCCTGCATCAATTAGCTTTCAATCTCCACATTCTTCCCAACCATCTCAGCCAACAGCATTCAGTTCTTTCTCTGGAGGCCTTGGGACTGGATCAACTCCTCAAGCTCCTGCCCAAACTGGATTTGGCCAGCCAGCCCAGATTGGGTCTGGCCAGCAAGCATTGGGGTCGGTTCTTGGGTCATTTGGGCAGTCAAGACAAATTGGTGCTGGTCTACCGGGAGTGGGTTTTGCTTCTGCAAGTAGTTTTGGTGGTGGTTTTGCTGCTCCAAGCCCCACTGGTGGCTTTGCTGCTGTTGCTTCAGGTAGTGGTGGATTTGCTAATTTGGCCTCAGGTGGTGGGGGATTTGGTGGTGTGGCATCAGGTGGTGGTGGATTTTCAGGTGTGGCTTCTGGAGGAGGATTTGGTGGCATGGCTGCTGCTAGTGGAGGTGGAGGCTTTGCAGCTGCTGCCTCAGGTCGAGGTGGATTTGCTGCGGCAG GTGGTGGTGGATTCGGGGGATTTGGTGGGCAACAAGGATCAGCTTTTGGTGGGGGCAGCGCAGGAACTGGAAAACCTCCTGAACTCTTCACACAGATGAGGAAATAG